In a single window of the Littorina saxatilis isolate snail1 linkage group LG5, US_GU_Lsax_2.0, whole genome shotgun sequence genome:
- the LOC138967036 gene encoding uncharacterized protein isoform X2, producing the protein MEPAVTWHDYVHVLLMESGHVARAAIHRVKNGRHLASTEDLTLNQEQVEALLQAFSDSTALRKDGIFLQHDEYTLTRITDGRIMVGRDARSGSGCVIFKCNTCLIVACYEDGNLPGGCYAIVTRMGDFLVENGF; encoded by the exons ATGGAG CCGGCAGTGACGTGGCATGACTACGTGCACGTGCTGTTGATGGAGAGCGGTCACGTTGCACGTGCAGCCATTCACCGGGTCAAGAACGGTCGTCACCTCGCTTCCACCGAAGACCTCACTCTCAACCAGGAACAG GTGGAGGCTTTACTACAAGCCTTCAGCGACTCCACAGCACTGCGCAAAGATGGCATCTTCCTCCAGCATGACGAATACACGTTGACACGCATCACTGACGGTCGCATCATGGTGGGGCGTGACGCACGCAGCGGATCCGGATGCGTCATCTTCAAGTGTAACACCTGTCTGATCGTTGCCTGTTACGAGGACGGTAACCTGCCAGGAGGCTGTTACGCGATAGTTACAAGGATGGGGGATTTTCTGGTTGAAAATGGATTTTGA
- the LOC138967037 gene encoding coiled-coil domain-containing protein 78-like isoform X1 produces the protein MNIDVVGRMRPMTRVEGATNLLVEANGRVAAHAGGPYFGFQTLHSSNTSTYDVFKTSVEALLDLYLAGYNVCLLIGGESGAGKSYNMVGETNNRPGLVQMVLDHLFAKLSEERYHPQTRMSKQDPEVTMEMVEVYNELVKDLMSAPHALNMGLLDITESAVKGVHAKNATTTRVSNASMGGTYFRNAWGRRTEATTDHGPASQNAAIILHIDLCVKVGDNPQPYKSRFTIVELPGLEKLSADPTQVQLREGPKLSKALIALSQVTTSLANHPFPDRVIHYGDSKLTQLLQEQLGGNFKTRALICLKAKTDPDISNGVLKFCTNLSHIRNFPIVNDGLAQGLLVQKEARILEHKQQSGSGPVHFSSTTAPVYNDTGEEIRRLQTENITVKYDDSGDDLRRLQTENLVLKDQNERLQLRLDRLQNKFGDIANTRTDLSQQLLLSEEEKLKVSQSLVDIQIENNKIREEAEAAKFELTNKIILLENHVLELEAERDKHKKSATYAKERLAEVEKDRKDLADEYVVLKTNYLALTKEHQKELARNEELAIELLNLVNNKAALMRQVAILTNGDPETSEANSEIDRIRALVAKNSGGKIKAGDIIGNQTDRDHVEQTLFANRKKYDIEIERMRRELADENKKMEHRLTAVMKELAENRNLARERQQKISELNAKLITIRGEKESLQTQLNRLQHKAKDLGEDFRARLIKYVEDIAEFVDKGQANHPQNRLRDYCDGMLKDIRRSHKEREAQLSEAARGYKERMAKTIHSYEALLIAYRNLRQTCEARGFDKADLGPDEYEMKLSDSEIQSAHMKELDRVKSELARTKNETDTLKMRYGLFGEDKDTMAEITVAGKSDIWGAMRKQLREFTLNTQQQLEQERARLLSENSVLKEQLRESQQYIDGHLVRYKQEVVRLRKMLGMNEDGVILTDRVGRSLRTRRR, from the exons ATGAATATCGACGTGGTCGGCCGCATGCGTCCCATGACGCGCGTGGAAGGAGCCACAAACTTGCTAGTTGAAGCGAACGGCCGAGTAGCTGCTCATGCTGGTGGACCTTACTTTGG GTTTCAAACACTTCACTCATCCAACACCAGCACCTACGATGTGTTTAAGACGTCGGTGGAAGCGTTACTGGACCTTTACCTGGCGGGGTACAACGTCTGTCTCCTGATTGGTGGAGAGAGCGGGGCGGGCAAATCTTACAATATGGTgggagaaacaaacaacaggcCAGGACTGGTACAGATGGTACTGGATCACCTTTTTGCCAAGCTGTCTGAAG AGCGGTACCACCCCCAGACGCGGATGAGCAAGCAGGACCCTGAGGTAACCATGGAGATGGTGGAAGTTTACAACGAGCTGGTCAAGGACTTGATGAGTGCCCCGCACGCCTTGAACATGGGGCTCCTGGACATCACAGAGTCTGCAGTGAAAGGCGTGCATGCCAAG AATGCAACCACAACACGGGTGTCAAATGCATCGATGGGAGGCACGTATTTCCGCAATGCATGGGGTCGACGTACTGAAGCCACCACAGACCATGGACCTGCATCACAAAATGCTGCCATTATTCTACACATTGATCTTTGTGTG AAAGTGGGAGACAACCCCCAGCCCTATAAGTCGAGGTTCACCATCGTAGAGCTTCCAGGCCTTGAGAAGCTGTCCGCGGACCCCACACAGGTTCAGCTGAGGGAAGGGCCAAAACTGAGCAAGGCCTTGATCGCGCTCAGTCAGGTCACCACCAGTCTCGCCAACCATCCCTTTCCTGACAGGGTCATACATTACGG TGACTCCAAGCTAACACAGCTCCTTCAAGAACAGCTCGGAGGTAACTTCAAGACTCGAGCGCTCATCTGCCTGAAAGCCAAGACAGATCCAGACATATCCAACGGCGTGCTCAAGTTCTGTACCAATCTCTCCCACATCCGTAACTTCCCCATCGTCAACGACGGTTTAGCTCAG GGCCTGTTGGTGCAGAAGGAAGCCCGCATCCTGGAGCACAAGCAGCAGTCGGGCTCAGGGCCCGTGCATTTCTCCTCCACCACCGCCCCTGTCTACAATGACACTGGCGAAGAGATCCGCCGTCTGCAGACAGAAAAT ATCACTGTGAAATATGATGATTCCGGTGACGATCTTCGGCGTCTGCAGACTGAAAAT CTGGTGCTCAAGGACCAGAATGAGCGTCTACAGCTCCGTCTTGACAGACTGCAGAATAAGTTTGGTGACATAGCTAACACCAGGACGGATCTGTCTCAACAGCTTCTCCTGTCCGAGGAAGAAAAACTCAAA GTTTCCCAGTCACTGGTAGACATACAGATAGAAAACAACAAGATTCGCGAGGAGGCTGAAGCTGCCAAATTTGAACTCACAAACAAG ATCATTCTGCTGGAGAATCACGTGCTGGAGCTGGAGGCGGAGCGAGACAAGCACAAGAAATCCGCCACCTACGCCAAGGAGCGACTGGCCGAAGTGGAGAAGGATCGCAAGGATCTGGCCGACGAGTATGTCGTCCTCAAGACAAACTATCTGGCTCTCACCAAGGAGCACCAAAAAGAG TTGGCACGGAATGAAGAGCTGGCCATTGAGTTGCTGAACTTGGTCAACAACAAGGCGGCCCTCATGAGACAAGTAGCCATCTTGACCAACGGTGACCCAGAGACCAGTGAGGCCAATTCCGAGATTGACCGCATTCGAGCCCTTGTTGCTAAAAACTCTGGTGGAAAAATCAAG GCTGGTGACATTATCGGCAACCAAACTGACAGAGATCATGTGGAACAAACT CTGTTTGCCAACAGGAAGAAGTACGACATTGAGATAGAAAGAATGAGGAGAGAACTTGCAGACGAGAACAAGAAGATGGAGCATCGTCT GACAGCTGTGATGAAAGAACTTGCAGAGAACAGAAACTTGGCCCGAGAACGACAGCAAAAGATCTCAGAACTGAACGCA AAACTGATCACCATTCGTGGAGAGAAGGAGTCACTGCAGACACAGTTGAACCGTCTGCAGCACAAGGCCAAGGATCTGGGTGAAGACTTCCGAGCTCGTCTTATCAAATACGTCGAGGACATAGCG GAGTTTGTCGATAAAGGCCAGGCGAATCATCCACAAAACAGACTGCGTGATTACTGTGACGGCATGTTGAAGGATATCCGTCGCTCGCACAAAGAGCGTGAGGCACAGTTGAGCGAGGCTGCTCGCGGGTATAAAGAGCGCATGGCGAAAACCATACACAGCTATGAGGCACTGTTGATTGCTTACAG AAACCTACGACAGACTTGTGAGGCACGTGGATTTGACAAGGCCGACTTGGGTCCGGATGAGTATGAAATGAAACTGAGCGACTCGGAGATCCAGTCCGCTCACATGAAGGAACTGGACAGAGTGAAATCAGAACTGGCCAGGACCAAGAATGAAACAGACACGCTGAAAATGAGA TATGGGCTGTTCGGGGAAGATAAAGACACCATGGCAGAAATTAC GGTGGCAGGCAAGTCCGACATCTGGGGAGCGATGCGAAAGCAACTTAGAGAGTTCACGCTGAACACACAGCAACAGCTGGAACAGGAGAGGGCCAGGCTGCTGAGCGAGAACAGCGTGCTGAAGGAACAGCTCAGGGAGAGCCAGCAGTACATTGACGGCCATCTTGTCAG GTACAAACAGGAAGTCGTGCGGCTTCGCAAGATGCTGGGCATGAACGAAGACGGAGTTATCCTCACAGACAGAGTAGGAAGGTCGCTAAGGACTAGAAGACGATGA
- the LOC138967036 gene encoding uncharacterized protein isoform X1 — protein MNPNMLGQPNMLGQANMLSLMKPRLSKTPSSSMGAYSVPAVTWHDYVHVLLMESGHVARAAIHRVKNGRHLASTEDLTLNQEQVEALLQAFSDSTALRKDGIFLQHDEYTLTRITDGRIMVGRDARSGSGCVIFKCNTCLIVACYEDGNLPGGCYAIVTRMGDFLVENGF, from the exons ATGAATCCGAACATGCTTGGTCAACCGAACATGCTGGGTCAAGCGAACATGCTGAGTCTTATGAAACCGAGATTGTCCAAGACACCGTCCTCGTCCATGGGCGCTTATTCCGTG CCGGCAGTGACGTGGCATGACTACGTGCACGTGCTGTTGATGGAGAGCGGTCACGTTGCACGTGCAGCCATTCACCGGGTCAAGAACGGTCGTCACCTCGCTTCCACCGAAGACCTCACTCTCAACCAGGAACAG GTGGAGGCTTTACTACAAGCCTTCAGCGACTCCACAGCACTGCGCAAAGATGGCATCTTCCTCCAGCATGACGAATACACGTTGACACGCATCACTGACGGTCGCATCATGGTGGGGCGTGACGCACGCAGCGGATCCGGATGCGTCATCTTCAAGTGTAACACCTGTCTGATCGTTGCCTGTTACGAGGACGGTAACCTGCCAGGAGGCTGTTACGCGATAGTTACAAGGATGGGGGATTTTCTGGTTGAAAATGGATTTTGA
- the LOC138967037 gene encoding coiled-coil domain-containing protein 78-like isoform X2, whose amino-acid sequence MNIDVVGRMRPMTRVEGATNLLVEANGRVAAHAGGPYFGFQTLHSSNTSTYDVFKTSVEALLDLYLAGYNVCLLIGGESGAGKSYNMVGETNNRPGLVQMVLDHLFAKLSEERYHPQTRMSKQDPEVTMEMVEVYNELVKDLMSAPHALNMGLLDITESAVKGVHAKNATTTRVSNASMGGTYFRNAWGRRTEATTDHGPASQNAAIILHIDLCVKVGDNPQPYKSRFTIVELPGLEKLSADPTQVQLREGPKLSKALIALSQVTTSLANHPFPDRVIHYGDSKLTQLLQEQLGGNFKTRALICLKAKTDPDISNGVLKFCTNLSHIRNFPIVNDGLAQGLLVQKEARILEHKQQSGSGPVHFSSTTAPVYNDTGEEIRRLQTENLVLKDQNERLQLRLDRLQNKFGDIANTRTDLSQQLLLSEEEKLKVSQSLVDIQIENNKIREEAEAAKFELTNKIILLENHVLELEAERDKHKKSATYAKERLAEVEKDRKDLADEYVVLKTNYLALTKEHQKELARNEELAIELLNLVNNKAALMRQVAILTNGDPETSEANSEIDRIRALVAKNSGGKIKAGDIIGNQTDRDHVEQTLFANRKKYDIEIERMRRELADENKKMEHRLTAVMKELAENRNLARERQQKISELNAKLITIRGEKESLQTQLNRLQHKAKDLGEDFRARLIKYVEDIAEFVDKGQANHPQNRLRDYCDGMLKDIRRSHKEREAQLSEAARGYKERMAKTIHSYEALLIAYRNLRQTCEARGFDKADLGPDEYEMKLSDSEIQSAHMKELDRVKSELARTKNETDTLKMRYGLFGEDKDTMAEITVAGKSDIWGAMRKQLREFTLNTQQQLEQERARLLSENSVLKEQLRESQQYIDGHLVRYKQEVVRLRKMLGMNEDGVILTDRVGRSLRTRRR is encoded by the exons ATGAATATCGACGTGGTCGGCCGCATGCGTCCCATGACGCGCGTGGAAGGAGCCACAAACTTGCTAGTTGAAGCGAACGGCCGAGTAGCTGCTCATGCTGGTGGACCTTACTTTGG GTTTCAAACACTTCACTCATCCAACACCAGCACCTACGATGTGTTTAAGACGTCGGTGGAAGCGTTACTGGACCTTTACCTGGCGGGGTACAACGTCTGTCTCCTGATTGGTGGAGAGAGCGGGGCGGGCAAATCTTACAATATGGTgggagaaacaaacaacaggcCAGGACTGGTACAGATGGTACTGGATCACCTTTTTGCCAAGCTGTCTGAAG AGCGGTACCACCCCCAGACGCGGATGAGCAAGCAGGACCCTGAGGTAACCATGGAGATGGTGGAAGTTTACAACGAGCTGGTCAAGGACTTGATGAGTGCCCCGCACGCCTTGAACATGGGGCTCCTGGACATCACAGAGTCTGCAGTGAAAGGCGTGCATGCCAAG AATGCAACCACAACACGGGTGTCAAATGCATCGATGGGAGGCACGTATTTCCGCAATGCATGGGGTCGACGTACTGAAGCCACCACAGACCATGGACCTGCATCACAAAATGCTGCCATTATTCTACACATTGATCTTTGTGTG AAAGTGGGAGACAACCCCCAGCCCTATAAGTCGAGGTTCACCATCGTAGAGCTTCCAGGCCTTGAGAAGCTGTCCGCGGACCCCACACAGGTTCAGCTGAGGGAAGGGCCAAAACTGAGCAAGGCCTTGATCGCGCTCAGTCAGGTCACCACCAGTCTCGCCAACCATCCCTTTCCTGACAGGGTCATACATTACGG TGACTCCAAGCTAACACAGCTCCTTCAAGAACAGCTCGGAGGTAACTTCAAGACTCGAGCGCTCATCTGCCTGAAAGCCAAGACAGATCCAGACATATCCAACGGCGTGCTCAAGTTCTGTACCAATCTCTCCCACATCCGTAACTTCCCCATCGTCAACGACGGTTTAGCTCAG GGCCTGTTGGTGCAGAAGGAAGCCCGCATCCTGGAGCACAAGCAGCAGTCGGGCTCAGGGCCCGTGCATTTCTCCTCCACCACCGCCCCTGTCTACAATGACACTGGCGAAGAGATCCGCCGTCTGCAGACAGAAAAT CTGGTGCTCAAGGACCAGAATGAGCGTCTACAGCTCCGTCTTGACAGACTGCAGAATAAGTTTGGTGACATAGCTAACACCAGGACGGATCTGTCTCAACAGCTTCTCCTGTCCGAGGAAGAAAAACTCAAA GTTTCCCAGTCACTGGTAGACATACAGATAGAAAACAACAAGATTCGCGAGGAGGCTGAAGCTGCCAAATTTGAACTCACAAACAAG ATCATTCTGCTGGAGAATCACGTGCTGGAGCTGGAGGCGGAGCGAGACAAGCACAAGAAATCCGCCACCTACGCCAAGGAGCGACTGGCCGAAGTGGAGAAGGATCGCAAGGATCTGGCCGACGAGTATGTCGTCCTCAAGACAAACTATCTGGCTCTCACCAAGGAGCACCAAAAAGAG TTGGCACGGAATGAAGAGCTGGCCATTGAGTTGCTGAACTTGGTCAACAACAAGGCGGCCCTCATGAGACAAGTAGCCATCTTGACCAACGGTGACCCAGAGACCAGTGAGGCCAATTCCGAGATTGACCGCATTCGAGCCCTTGTTGCTAAAAACTCTGGTGGAAAAATCAAG GCTGGTGACATTATCGGCAACCAAACTGACAGAGATCATGTGGAACAAACT CTGTTTGCCAACAGGAAGAAGTACGACATTGAGATAGAAAGAATGAGGAGAGAACTTGCAGACGAGAACAAGAAGATGGAGCATCGTCT GACAGCTGTGATGAAAGAACTTGCAGAGAACAGAAACTTGGCCCGAGAACGACAGCAAAAGATCTCAGAACTGAACGCA AAACTGATCACCATTCGTGGAGAGAAGGAGTCACTGCAGACACAGTTGAACCGTCTGCAGCACAAGGCCAAGGATCTGGGTGAAGACTTCCGAGCTCGTCTTATCAAATACGTCGAGGACATAGCG GAGTTTGTCGATAAAGGCCAGGCGAATCATCCACAAAACAGACTGCGTGATTACTGTGACGGCATGTTGAAGGATATCCGTCGCTCGCACAAAGAGCGTGAGGCACAGTTGAGCGAGGCTGCTCGCGGGTATAAAGAGCGCATGGCGAAAACCATACACAGCTATGAGGCACTGTTGATTGCTTACAG AAACCTACGACAGACTTGTGAGGCACGTGGATTTGACAAGGCCGACTTGGGTCCGGATGAGTATGAAATGAAACTGAGCGACTCGGAGATCCAGTCCGCTCACATGAAGGAACTGGACAGAGTGAAATCAGAACTGGCCAGGACCAAGAATGAAACAGACACGCTGAAAATGAGA TATGGGCTGTTCGGGGAAGATAAAGACACCATGGCAGAAATTAC GGTGGCAGGCAAGTCCGACATCTGGGGAGCGATGCGAAAGCAACTTAGAGAGTTCACGCTGAACACACAGCAACAGCTGGAACAGGAGAGGGCCAGGCTGCTGAGCGAGAACAGCGTGCTGAAGGAACAGCTCAGGGAGAGCCAGCAGTACATTGACGGCCATCTTGTCAG GTACAAACAGGAAGTCGTGCGGCTTCGCAAGATGCTGGGCATGAACGAAGACGGAGTTATCCTCACAGACAGAGTAGGAAGGTCGCTAAGGACTAGAAGACGATGA